CAGGATTCTGGACTTGACTCCTGACTTTCTGAACAATCCCacctttagagaaaaaaaaattgttatctgACCGGATAAAATTCCAACAACAAAATAATCTTTAACACATCTCATCCACAACAAACCTGATCCAGGCACTGACTGCGCAGATATCGCATGGCTTGCTGTACATTCTGTGGCAGCGGCTGTCCTGATCTCTGGATATTAACGGTTAGAGGAACGCCAAATACGTTCTTGTCCCTGTAATCTGGAACTTTAACACGCTTCATAAACTTTGGCACAGCCCTGAAAAAGCAATGGAGAACGTGAAACATTTTTCAATATTTAGACTGGGATAAAAACATAACAGTGTAATGGTGAGTGATCACTTCAATACTGCAATTTCAGACATGCCAATGGATTAAAGTATTGCTGTATTATACCACACACCTTGTTATAAACAGATCTGAAATTACTGGATTTTATAACATACCCAATAGTTGTTCACCCACCTACctaatatctatctaactatctacctaatatctatctacctatctatcttactatctatccatccatctatcttactatctatctatctaactacctatctatatcttatcATCTATTCATTTAATTATCTTTCTTATCTGTCtcatatttttcttcttttcacatctatctatctatctatctatctatctaaaaagcaaaagggCAACAGCACTCAAAAAGTCCAAACGATATACAAGAGAAGGTGCAGGCAACCTGTAAAAGGATCAAGTCCAACGATCCATCCaaatgtaaaaaaggaagatcagggcagcactccaatagcgtgaaaaaaagataaaatttattccatcaaaacaatatgcaaaacagcagcgacgtttcgatcctctccaggatctttttctatctatctatctatccctattAATTTTATTCATATCTATCCCTCTTTCAttgtttcatatctatctatctctctatctctctttctctcaCATTTCTTTTCATCTATCATTAGCAGTATTAATGTAGCAGGCTTTAGTTACATACTGGAATACACATTTGACTTAAAAAACTCTTCTGGGAATCCTTAGTTCTTATCATGCATTTGTTTGGAGATGTACATAGGacttctagttaaaaaaaaaggcgTAGCCAGAAGACACAATTCTATTAACACAGCTCCACATTATAATAATGGAGACAGAAGCCAAGAAGTAAGTCAATAAATCCTGCAGTGAAAGACCCCTAATAATGTCACTTCTTCACCCTCCTCTTCATCAGGACAATATAGCCCTTTTAACAAAGGAGGTTTTGTACATCAACATTTGCCATTAACAAAAGGCTCCAAGTCGGGTCTGCCACCCAGCAGCAGGCATAGCAGCAGGGATCTGGTGTAAAGCATTAGGGGCTGTCAGCCAGAAACATCAGCTCTACAAATGACCACTTTGAAAAAGAAAGCCAATTGTAAGTTACATGGCCAGTTCTAAAGGGGTTCAGCAGAAGAGTCATGTAAAACAATGCTCTATAATTCCCTTTTATGCACCAAACAATTTAAAATCCATCCAACACTTGAGCGCTCGGCCCACTCTCCGACCTTTCCTTACATACACATTCCTCCACACACAATGAACACTGGCCAGATTTTGTTACATATGTTGCCGTAAGAGATTTCATGAAATTAATAATTCCTTCTTTCTGCATAACAAATATAAGAAAAACATTACGAGTCCGAATAAGAATTAGAAACACGAACTGTGGAAAATAACATTTCTATCCGCTAAGACCATCCTCTCAGTTCTTGAAATGGACATAAGAGCTGTTCTGAATGGGAAATGACTTTGATGCTGGGGGGTTACACATTCTTGTGGTGAAGAGGAAGAGGGGACAATGTTACATATTTAATCTATGCCACAAGCAAACCTATGAGCCATTCCGGAGTTATCTGATAGTGAAAAGAATTTCTGTCTATTATGTGCATGCAAGTTACAGCAAAGACACCATTACACCTTTATGCTTTATACAAGAAAGAAAGAGGAATTGCCCTAAGCTGCGGTAGCAAGAATGAATGAGAAACAACAATTTACGACACACACTGTAACTGGACTATTTTTCTAATGCCCATCCCCATGTTTACTTAGATAAATGACACAGGCTACATGCTCACCAGCTGAATCCATGTTTGTTGGATGGGGTGTACTTCTCCAGGAGAGCTGTCAACTTTAAAAGTGAATATTTCTGCAGCAGGTTAATCTGAGTCACCGACTGGCAGTTGATTTGAAGTGAGGCAGACCGTAAGCTGGGCCGGTGAGAACTCTGAAAGCTGTGCCATCTGAACCGATGCCTACATTGTACAAGTGAGGATTAGGATATGAGTAATGCTTTAAGGTATTTATAAGTTACAACTGAGTAACAAGCTCTGACACACTAGTATGAATCAGACATTCTGGAGGTCTGTATATACAATGAGTAAATGtaacgaaattttttttttgatacagCTCATCATATTGTTGTATGACTCCACAGACCCTAAATTCTAGGTGTATGAGATGGAACGCATATTGAGTGCCTGATATCCTTCCCTGGTGGGATTACTTCTGTTGGGTTTTCTGTGGTCTTAGAATGAGTGAGTATAATTCACCCCATACAATCACACAAAATCACATAAGTCTGATAActgaacacagtagggttttaggttgaagtctttttttcaaccttacaaactaggtTACAAACACACAGAGACTATACACAATCATTAATTTTTGTAATAAATGATTATAGAACCTATTAGCAGATTTTTAGTGTGTATAGTAAGGGCATGGCTGTATAAGGCTTTTTGAATCCGCACATACCTATCATTAGTTATTTGAGCCCTCCAGTGCTAAGAAatcagaatttaaaaaaatatatgcaaaataGGCTTTGGAGCCCACTGGGTGTTCCCCTTGGTCGCTAGAGCCCAGCGAAGTTTGACCACTTCACTAGTTAGTTAGTTCCCCTCTGTACAATGGTCACCTGCTCTACTAACTGGTGAAGAAACCATGGGGAACATGCAGGGATTAGTTTGGCCCATATTTTAGTTCATTGTGAATATATTTATGCATTTACATTATGGTTGCAAACAATCTTTATCTTCATTGCTTAGAAAGGAATGGCTTACAATATAAAGGTTTCACAATACTGAACAGTTCCTTTCTGCAATGCATTGTCTTAGCCTTGCGTCAACATTGGTTAGACAATGAAAATACCttcaaatatttataaatatttgttCAAAGGGGTTGCCTAGTTAAGCAACCCATTGTCATACACCCTATTGTCCAATGTCAGGAATCTTTATCTTTGTGTGAAGAGCAGTTGCAAAAAGTATCTCAAGCTGACGGACCTGTCCTGTCCTACAATACATAGACGGCAAACTGATGTGTATGGGCACTGAATATTGTTTTATTTCCACTGTGGAACTTGGGCTGACGGGTGGCACTTGGGCCAATGGGGGAAGGACTGTGAGTGCCTATCTTGATGATTGGTTCTCATTTAATAAGCCTTCTCATGGCTCAATCAATCGCAGCCTGGGCCACATGAATGATCAAGCAATTGCTCTTGCTGCCCTTCATCATTGCCGGCTGCACATCACTTGTCTGCACAAGGCAATGTCTGGCTAATAATGATTATTTCAATGGccgcacaaaaaaaaatgtgatcagctaaaaaacaaacatatgggcTAATTATTGGGAACGGTTTCTATGAATGCTCATTTACCCAATAATCTTCCCCTGTAAATAGGATTTACTGTCAGGTTTCCCCATGGATTACAGCTGATCAATGGGTTTCCCTGCAGAGGGATCTGCTTATTGTCAGGGGATGTTTCTAGCAAGTAAGGATTGTCCAAAGTGGTGAGCCCAGGAAAAGTACAAGCTACAAATTTAACATTTAGCAACAACTGATCATTTATTGCCTATAATGAATAATAAGACATACCTATTGGATCTTGTCAAGGATGCGCCTACTCCAGAGTCTCTTCTTCCTTGGATAACCGTGGTCTCCTCACACTCATTCAATGAGTTCCCTGTGCTATCCAAATCACTAAGAGCACTGCAGTCATTGTCAATATCTAAGTGTATCTgtttgggagaagaaggacaaggGGACACAGAGTCTAGCGCTGAATCGGAATCTCCCTCATCATAAAATTTCTCTGTCCACTGATTTACAATTCTCTGCATCCCCTTGACGTGGTACAAGATGTCATCCagttctgggaaaatgtcttcatGTTCCAGATCTTCCAAGTCCCCATTACTAGAGTACAGAAATGTGCCGGGTACATTGTCATAGATACTCAAGCGGCTTCCTTCAGAACAACAAGAAGTGCGTCTCCTACCACTGAAAGAACTTTTGCAGCTGTTGACGCTGCTTATGCTGTTTTCTCTTGTGAAGTTGAGGTGGTTATGTCCATGAAAACTCCCATTTCTCCAGCTCACAGAGGAAGTACTGTCTGTAGGGGACAAGTTACCATTTGAAAGTGCTTTTGGAAATGTTCCAGGCTTGTGGTCCTCGGGGATAAAAAACACAGCATCATCACCAAAATTCCTCTGGTTCTTATAGTTTTGTTCAAGAACATCACTAAAGGTTGACTGGTTGAAGGGGTCAAACCCTTCTAAGTACATTCCAACTCTCTTGTGACAAGCACTTAAGCTACGTGTTCTTGTAACTGGACTCGGTGTGCTGACTGCGCTGCTTGTTTCTGACTGACTACTACTGCTGCTGGTCTGCGTGGAGTTGGATATGCTCCTCTTGCGCACTTTGGGGGCATTAATATGGTTTCCATTCAGGGAAGTTATTTCCACACAGTTCAGTTGCTTTAGCTTATCATCATCCACCCCTTCTTGTAAGATAGGTTCGCTGATTGTCAAGCCGGTTTTGGACTGTGATTTCTTTTTGCTGTGAGAAGTTTTGATCTTTAAACTTTCCATTCTTTTCAGAAGGCTTTTAGTTCTAGACCTTGATTTGTCATTGGCCTTGATGTTGAAGTTAAAATTGGAAAGCTCCTTAGGAGATGGAAGGCTACCAAAAGAGTCATCATTCGCAAAAAAGTTTCCAGATGAACAAACACTGTTAACGGAGTTTGTTCTTGTAGTGCCTGCCTCGCTGGGAACATGTGCTCTCTGACTGTCACTGCTGGTACTGTGGATAGATGAAACTTCTTGGTGCTCGCTCAGGTCTGTAAGGATGCTATCCTGGCTGATAGCATTTCCCAGCTGATGATTATCACCAAGTGCCAGTTTATGTCCTTGAAACACATCAAATTCTTCCAATCTGGACCATCTCTTACTGTCCCTTTGGAACGTCCATTTACCACTGATTGCACAAGGTTCATCTTCATCTGAATCTTCACTCTATAAAATTCAAAGGGATGATTTTCATTAGACTATTCTTTGAGCTGACACCCATATTATATTAAAATACAGTATTTAAAAGCAACCACATTGATATCTTAAGAAAATGTAAGAAAATGTTAACAATAAGTAAAAATGAGTATTTCTGCATATATTAATGCTGGACAACACTTAAAGGCCCTTGACATAAACCTATTATTGGGCAAATGAGCACTTGTAGAAATAAATATTTCCCAATAATTGCCAtgttaaagggccagtgatcagccaCGGAATAAGAAAACAAGAAAACACTGGTTCGTCGGCTGAACACATCTTTTGGACAATGATGAATTAATCACAATTTATCATATGAAGGCCAAGTAGTATTGCGGTCATCACAGAGACTGGTGCTTGTTATTGGGGCCGGCTCAGCCCTCTAAAATGGCCTTGAGACTGGTCATACACTTCAGATAGTGAGGAGAATGCTCATTCAGCTGATATCTCCTGATATAGATATACATACTTGGCTTGCGCAAACATGTTTTATATGGGAAGAAGGTAGACATTTCTGGTAATGGCTTATCTCCCCTGAGAACAAAAATATTGGGTAGGTTGACCTCTAACATGCCCAactcttctctgcctgacatatattGCTGAGAAGAGAGACACTTAGTCCCTATACATATAAGGCTTCTTTCGCACTGCCGTTGTGACTTGGTAGTCAGCGGACGTTAAAAAAATGAGGGGAGAATAGTGACGTCTCTTTCTTGCGCTACTCCCACTAAACAACGGCGCCTGATGGACCTTTGCCTTCAAATTAGACAGCATTAGAAGTCACAGGCATTCAAATCAGCCCCCAAGGCCTAGAGATTAAAGGGGCAGATCCAATTTATTGTTGTTACATTACTTTACTAGGTCATTAATATAGGTAATAGGTTGTTCATCAAaatttacctatatatatatatatatatatatatatataaaatggaacAGACAGTAGTTTTATAGCGTTTCTGAAGAGTCCGACAAAAATGTTGTGATATAATTtagagaataataataatataaaaattcaaaaaaaacttGATACTGATACTTAAGGTGAAAAGCTGGATAATGTCTGTGCAAGTCACAAAGACATTTACCATCCTCCAATGTACTAATATAATTAAATAAAAGACTGCCAGAGGCAAAAAGCTATAATAAATAAGCCGGACTAACATCTGTATTCTAAACATATAAGCAAAACCACCAATTAGCCAACATTATATATGGCAGATTGCTTTATAAATTTATAAGAAAATATCCAGGAGATCAACAAATGTGAACATCAAACCACGGCTCATGCCTCTACTGGGAATACTATGTAACAACCATGTGTTTTAGATAGCTTAACCTGTTATCTAACACACATCTAAAATGTTCTAAACCTTTCTGAACTGTTTTGAACCCAATAGGTCAGCTTCCTAGCTCTCTGAATAAAAGATGAAGGTTAATGGAATTTTGAAGTTAGGGGATAATTATCTGATAGCGGGGGGTCCACCCGCtggagccccccgcgatctccaggacAGGACCCCGGCATTCTCAGTTAGGAGCGCATATCGTAACgcgcacgcgctccattcatttctttgAGAGCACCGATGATGCCCAAGAGCTGTGCTCGATTCTTTTCAGtgttcccatagaaatcaataaaGCGTGTGCCAGCTGCAGCACGCTCTCCTCACTGAACGATGGCTCCCGTTCtggtgatcgtggggggccccagcggtttgACCCCCCACCCGAAATTAGCTAGTTATCTAttgtgtggataggggataagttaaattgtgccagagatctcctttaagtgtAGTAATATCTGAATGAGCAGGTTAGGTTTTAACCCCTTGCGGCAAAACAAGATTTATAAATGGCGCTGCGGCATGGgaaggttatgaagcgagctcaggagcttgcatcatacccgcacaatctcggctgctgtcagcagccaggacccgtggctaatgctggacatcgccgtttaggcagatgtctggcattaactctttagaagcagcaatcaaagttgattgccgtgtctaaagtgaaagtgaaagcttcctggcagctcagtcgggctgatcgggactatcgcggtgaaatcgcaatgtACCGATCAGCTAAGACGCAACAGGAGGgtgcctcacctgcctcctgcacgtacgatcggtgattgattgctccaagcctgaaatccaggcttaagcaatcaaccgccgataacactgatcaatgcattgcaatgcaatggcattgatcagtgtattgaatcaatgttcagcattttatagtcccctatgggggctataacactgcaaaaaaaagttaaaaataaaagttaataaagattatttaaccccttccctaatgaaagtttgaatcaccccccttttcccataaaaaaaaagtgtaaataaaaataaacatatgtggtatagccacgtgtataaaaatactataaaaatatatcattaattaaactgcacagtcaatggcgtacgcgcaaaaaaaatccaaattccaaaatagcttatttttggtcactttttataccatataaaaatgaataaaaagtgatcaaaaaagtcccatcaaagcaaaaatggtaccgataaaaacttcagatcatgatgcaaaacaatgagccctcataccacccagtacgtggaaaaataaaaaagttataggggtcagaagaggacaattttaaacgtataaattttcctgcatgtagttataaaatcaaacctatataagtagggtattattttaatcgtatggacctacagaataaaggtaaggtgtcatttttaccaaaaaatttactgcatactaGAAAAGTAGGGTTACAATTAGTCCAACTGGAAACCAATACAATACTTTATAAACTGACTctttacatcagtggtctcaaactgtggccctccagatgttgcaaaacttcaactcctagcatgctgggagttgaagttttgcaacatccggagggccacagtttgagaccactactctACATAACTTTGTTTCTGCCATTGACACTTGTAGATATTCATTGAATAATTCCTGTTCCCATCCCCCGCAGCTCCAGAGTACCTTATCTACATAGGGATTCATTAAGATTCTTTTAAAATTGCACTGCAGTTTACAATGTGGCAGGTCATTTTGTTTGCATTTCAATCTAAAATGGATTATCACATGTGAGACACATCCAATTACACAGCTGACCGTGACACGTAGAGGTTACATTGTCTCTGCTATATCTATAGATGACGTTTTGTGGACTCTTACCTTCTTTCGATTTGGACTGATTTCCAGCTTCATCACCGCACATTTATTTAGCGTATTCAATCGCCTgttaaaaatataagaagtgataAGATTTTATTGGGTAATAGCAGCTACAAGTGCTGGAAATATAGATAATTCAATTGTTATTAATCAGTATAGGTCTTTTGAATGTTGATTAATTATATAGAATATCGATCAGCGCTTGTTCACACTTGCCATTAAATAGGAGGGGTTTAAAGGACTATTCATTTTTACCACCTTTGTTCATACCCCCTCCTATAAACATACATTGTGTTTTTCGGCTACACAATTCCTGTTTACATAGGGAGACGTGCTGCCGACAAAGAATCATTTTAACGTCCATATAAAAGCCTGTAAAAAAGGGTTATCCCAAGACCAAAAGTTGGGGTGCGTGTAGCTGAAGGGATACGGAGTGCATGTGTTGTGTGCATAGGAGcctatatgtaccgtatttttcgccatataagacgcactttttcttccccaaaactggggggaaaaagtcggtgcgtcttatacggcgaatacacccctatcgcggcggtccctgcggccatcaacggctgggacccgcggctaatacaggacataaccgatcgcggtgatgccctgtattaacccttcagacgctgcgatcaaagctgaccaccgcgtctgaagggaaagtgacactaacccggctgttcagtcgggctgttcgggaccgccgcgatttcaccgtggcggtcccgaacagccagactgaatagccgggttagtgcttacaggacaccgggagggaccttacctgcctcctcggtgtcttctccgttcagggatcccctgtatggccggcgctctccttcctcgtcatcacgtcgtcgcgtacgtgcgtcggcgtgcgtaacgatgtgatggcggtgacggagagcggggatacccggccggcagcagagacgttccggagcgacagggacacggcaacagtgatggagcgtcatccagggcagcggtgacgggtccggaacggcggggacacgtgagtattacctcctatgcagtggtcttcaaactgcggacctccagatgttgcaaaactacaactctcagcatgcccggacagccgttggctgtccgggcatgctgggagttgtagttttgcaacatctggaggtccgcaggttgaagaccactattgggttcaaaatctttattttttttagattttgcacctataaattgggtgcgtcttatacgccggtgcgtcctatagggcgaaaaatacggtaaattttCCTATTaggtttacatttttattatttacacaaAGTCAGTTCTAGAACCTTAGAAAAAGCAGAACCTTTCTAAATAGGACTTCGTaaatacatttatccacataCAACCTTCAATGGTTTAAACTTCAGCAAAGCAACAGTGTATTTTCATATAGGAATCATTCTTTTAGCCTACATATCAAATGTCTTTAAGAAAATTCTTCTATGAACAAGAGCCAAGACAAGCAATTCTGTGTCTAAGTAAGTCTGCCTTTGCTTACAGGTAAAATATGCTGGACTAGAGAAAATCTTAATATAAGCTTTGTACCAATGTGCAAACAGACTCCAGTTTAAAGCCTTTACCTTGAATACATACAACCAGCAGTGAACATAACTGTACCCTTTATATTCACTTGACTCCAAGGCTAGGCTATCATCTACACAGCTATGTTAGTAAGTTTTTTGTTTATTCAACTTTGTAAACTCTAGATTTTAAGTAGACTTGCAAGTGATTATTGcccctgtatgtgtgtatgtatatatatatttatatatatatatatatatatatatatatatatatatatatcttccatATGCTATAGATGTAATATTTGTAGAATCTTGCTATATTGACTTTGTTCATAAATCGGAGGTGGCCTCACTCAGATGGGTCCTACACTAAACAGTGCACACTGCATGCATACAGTGGTGGTATAGCTAGATGTATCTTAGTAGTCACATTTTTAAagcgtacctctcatcaaaaaaacttttgatatattatagattaatgtatgcagaataactttacaattgcatgttattaaaaaatatgcttctttctatttaattttccactttgaagaaatgaccactaggggtctccctaccagtcctggcagcaagcatttcagactcatgctggagtcctaaacactacgagctgccagtctgctttgttcacaaaggagaacactccgagctgccagcctgctttgttcacaaaggagaacactcagagctgccggccagctttgttcacagcctgtttggctgtgaacaagcaggctggcagctctgagtgtttaggactccagcatgagtcagaaatgcttgctgacaggactgatcgggaaaaaaacaatagaaagaagcatatttttcattaacatgctattggaaagttattcaacattcattaatctaaaatatatcaaaagtttatttgatgagaggtaccctttaagctggACATACACCTAtgatagctgttggccaaatgcTTGTTCATAccacagctatctctcctgatcctttccatacacatgaatgcttgACTCAACTGACCATTCATTTGTTGTAAATGGGGGAAGGGACAGGGTAAAGCCATTATTAAGCGGTCAGATTATTGGCCAGACTGGCTGATATTGCTCTGAGTAATAGGCCCAGCACTCAGCTGACAAATGAGTAAACACTTGTTTATTGACTGATCTCACATTTTATAGCAGGTTTAAAAACCATTGTTTGTCAACCACACATCTCCCTGTCTAATAGGGAATGTGCGGCCTTCAAGGATGTAAGTAAAGGGCCACACAAATGACCCATGCATTGTTGGTGCAGCCcagaggtcaagtcctggaaaaaaagcaTGGGAACTCTTCCACATAAGGGTTggccctgcaggactcctgctaatgggaacagtgttcctgctttgGAAAAACTGCAGGAATTCAGTTCCCATGCATTTCCGTAGGACTTGAACCCTGGTGCAGCCCTGCCCACACAATAAGcttcttaagggtagggtcacacagagcgCATCCACAATGTTTCTTACGCTGCgggagtgtagctgtgtgtgtctgctcgtgGAGGCAGATTTCCCGCTGTGCatctgctatgagcaggcactgTGTCTACAGTGGGAAATCCACCGCTATAAGCGGATATATGGAGCTACCCAGTTGTACCCTGGAGCTTGTTCATGTGACactctgtgtgaccctaccttaaagggttactccattccccagcatccggaactcaatgttccaaatgctgggtgcaggcttccatgttcatgcccgcgcccttgtgacgtcacgccccgccccctcaatgaaagtctatgggaaggccgtcatgctccctcccatagacttgcactgagggggcgggatgtgacatcacggggcgtggcgtgacgtcactagggggcgggctctaacatgaaagcccgcactcagcatttggaacattgcgttctggatgctggggagcggagtaaccctttaaatgtgaTCAGCAATCTACTTGATTGGTGCTCACATCAGCGGTTATGTACCCTTTGCCGCTTCCAGGCGCCTCTGTTGCTGACATCCAGATAATGTTGAGTCAGGAGGACAACAGATATGGTCAGCTGGTCTCACATTCCAGCTCTAATTTGAAAATCAAACAGGCAAGCTTATTGGTAGCTGTAAACAACTGCCCCACTTGCAATGTAAAAATTCTTTAAGCATTTTTACATAACTTGACTaagctttaaaggagtattttGTGTGCTCGAGCATTTCCGGCACTCCCAACGAGAATGCTTGGAACGCGTGCCATCACGGGGAGATGCAGGACCAGTTCTGGAGATGGGGGgttccagcggccagaccccaccCAATCCCACACTTTGAGAGGCTGGTAGGTATAGCTATATCCTCAGCAGAAAACCCAGACAATATAATGCAGATTATGGTGTGGATCTGTTGCGTGTATTTTAAAGTGGAATATGTTACTGTTAAAAACTATTTAAAATCTCCACTTTCAGATATTGCTGGGGATCTGAAGCAAAATCTACCACAAATGCAGATTTATTACGGATTTTGATTTCCTAATTGAAGTCAAAGAGTAAAATCTGCAATGATGCAATCCGCAGAATAGCCAAAGCTTATAATTGATGTTGCGTGGATTTTAATTCTGCACCGCAGGATGttctgtgggtttttttttttacacaacgtGTGGATGAGCTTTTTAAAATCCCATCCCCTTTACTACTACTAtaacatgctgcagattttccacatgcGCATGAAACCCAGTGTCCACCCTAAAAAACAAGTTTATTTATCACAAGGGAGAGGCGACGGGTTGTCGTAacttttacagaaaacatgttcaTTCGAAGATGTGAGACCTTATTGTACATGAGGTATGCACAACAAGCACAGACTAACCTTTCTTCCACATTTACACGTCCAAATGCTAAGTCCTGAGCAAATAAGTAGTGCGGTCGACTAATGTTTTTACCTTGCCAAATATATCCTTTACAAACTATTTGA
Above is a genomic segment from Hyla sarda isolate aHylSar1 chromosome 1, aHylSar1.hap1, whole genome shotgun sequence containing:
- the LOC130356679 gene encoding rho GTPase-activating protein 7-like isoform X2, with translation MCKEKLDIMILTQIEAKEACDWLRAAGFPQYAQLYEDLLFPIEISAVKKDHDFLDRDAIEALCRRLNTLNKCAVMKLEISPNRKKSEDSDEDEPCAISGKWTFQRDSKRWSRLEEFDVFQGHKLALGDNHQLGNAISQDSILTDLSEHQEVSSIHSTSSDSQRAHVPSEAGTTRTNSVNSVCSSGNFFANDDSFGSLPSPKELSNFNFNIKANDKSRSRTKSLLKRMESLKIKTSHSKKKSQSKTGLTISEPILQEGVDDDKLKQLNCVEITSLNGNHINAPKVRKRSISNSTQTSSSSSQSETSSAVSTPSPVTRTRSLSACHKRVGMYLEGFDPFNQSTFSDVLEQNYKNQRNFGDDAVFFIPEDHKPGTFPKALSNGNLSPTDSTSSVSWRNGSFHGHNHLNFTRENSISSVNSCKSSFSGRRRTSCCSEGSRLSIYDNVPGTFLYSSNGDLEDLEHEDIFPELDDILYHVKGMQRIVNQWTEKFYDEGDSDSALDSVSPCPSSPKQIHLDIDNDCSALSDLDSTGNSLNECEETTVIQGRRDSGVGASLTRSNRHRFRWHSFQSSHRPSLRSASLQINCQSVTQINLLQKYSLLKLTALLEKYTPSNKHGFSWAVPKFMKRVKVPDYRDKNVFGVPLTVNIQRSGQPLPQNVQQAMRYLRSQCLDQVGLFRKSGVKSRILALREICENSSDALMYEGQSAYDVADMLKQYFRDLPEPLLTNKLSETCLQIYQYVPKDQRLQAIKAAIMLLPDENREVLQTLLYFLSDVAAAVDENQMTPTNLAVCLAPSLFHLNTLKRENSSPRVMQRKQSLGKPDQKDLNENLAATQGLAHMIAECKKLFQIPEEMSKCRNSYMEQDLRPVCLEELVIGNAEGQCDYQSYLQEGIDNLLKEAKDKFKGWVSCSTSEQADLAYKKIPDGPPLRLWKSTIEIPAQPETVLQRLLKEQHMWDEDLLDSKVIETLDEQTDIYQYVQNSMAPHPPRDFVVLRSWRTNLPKGVCALQTTSVERDQAPLLGVRVNVLLSKYLIEPCGTGKSKLTYLCRADMRGRTPEWYNKVFGQLCAAEVVRIRDSFTNPQSESNNGKSR
- the LOC130356679 gene encoding rho GTPase-activating protein 7-like isoform X1, which produces MQLFGGLHKMERPLRRSLSDHIRNSTAKALDVIWKNAREKRLAEIEAKEACDWLRAAGFPQYAQLYEDLLFPIEISAVKKDHDFLDRDAIEALCRRLNTLNKCAVMKLEISPNRKKSEDSDEDEPCAISGKWTFQRDSKRWSRLEEFDVFQGHKLALGDNHQLGNAISQDSILTDLSEHQEVSSIHSTSSDSQRAHVPSEAGTTRTNSVNSVCSSGNFFANDDSFGSLPSPKELSNFNFNIKANDKSRSRTKSLLKRMESLKIKTSHSKKKSQSKTGLTISEPILQEGVDDDKLKQLNCVEITSLNGNHINAPKVRKRSISNSTQTSSSSSQSETSSAVSTPSPVTRTRSLSACHKRVGMYLEGFDPFNQSTFSDVLEQNYKNQRNFGDDAVFFIPEDHKPGTFPKALSNGNLSPTDSTSSVSWRNGSFHGHNHLNFTRENSISSVNSCKSSFSGRRRTSCCSEGSRLSIYDNVPGTFLYSSNGDLEDLEHEDIFPELDDILYHVKGMQRIVNQWTEKFYDEGDSDSALDSVSPCPSSPKQIHLDIDNDCSALSDLDSTGNSLNECEETTVIQGRRDSGVGASLTRSNRHRFRWHSFQSSHRPSLRSASLQINCQSVTQINLLQKYSLLKLTALLEKYTPSNKHGFSWAVPKFMKRVKVPDYRDKNVFGVPLTVNIQRSGQPLPQNVQQAMRYLRSQCLDQVGLFRKSGVKSRILALREICENSSDALMYEGQSAYDVADMLKQYFRDLPEPLLTNKLSETCLQIYQYVPKDQRLQAIKAAIMLLPDENREVLQTLLYFLSDVAAAVDENQMTPTNLAVCLAPSLFHLNTLKRENSSPRVMQRKQSLGKPDQKDLNENLAATQGLAHMIAECKKLFQIPEEMSKCRNSYMEQDLRPVCLEELVIGNAEGQCDYQSYLQEGIDNLLKEAKDKFKGWVSCSTSEQADLAYKKIPDGPPLRLWKSTIEIPAQPETVLQRLLKEQHMWDEDLLDSKVIETLDEQTDIYQYVQNSMAPHPPRDFVVLRSWRTNLPKGVCALQTTSVERDQAPLLGVRVNVLLSKYLIEPCGTGKSKLTYLCRADMRGRTPEWYNKVFGQLCAAEVVRIRDSFTNPQSESNNGKSR